The Cyanobacteria bacterium GSL.Bin1 genome includes the window TTTGATATGGTCATTGACACCAAAGACTTCCTGAATGACAATCACACCCGGATAAGTCCCTTCCGCGTCGGGTTGGGCAAGATGAGCATCCACTTGCACATCTCCGGCATTCAATTGAATATCTTCTGTTTTAATTGCAGACATAGTCCTTGCTCTAAATTTGTTTAAAAAACCTCGCTTTGAATTTTAACGAAGCACAGTCCCTTTGCTGGCGGTGCTAATCAGCCTGTCCAGATTACAGTGATAGCAACGCTTTATTCCTCACTTTGACCATTCCATCCCTTGATCATGCCATCTTCAAGATAGGTAACGCGATCAGCAACATCTTTAATTCTAGGGTCATGGGTAACAATTAAAACAGTGCAGTGATGTTCTTTCGCTAAACGACGCAGTAATTCAGTGATGCGATGTCCACTCTGAGAGTCTAGGGCAGCGGTGGGCTCATCTGCCATAATCAGGGGAGGATTACCGGCAAGCGCACGAGCGATGGCAACCCGCTGTTTTTGCCCCCCTGACAAATCTCTCGGTTTCTGATTCGCATACAGTTCTAATCCCACTTGTTCTAATAGAATTTGGGCTTCGTAACGGGCTTGGCTACCTTGAACGCCTTTAACATTAAGAATCAGCTCGACATTTTCTGCCGCAGTCAGCGCTGGAAAAAGGTTAAAGTTTTGAAAAATAAAACCAATGTGTTGGCGACGAAATGCGGTTCGTTTTTTCTGAGAGAGTTTGGTAATTTCTTCTCCTAATAAATACACCTTGCCACTTGTGGGGGTGAGGAGTCCCGCCAGAATAGAGAGAAAAGTGGTTTTCCCAGAACCAGATGGTCCCATTAGCAGTTGAATACTGCCTCGTTGGGCTTCCCAGTTAATGTCTTGCAGGATCGGAATGTTTTGTCGCCCTGATTGAAAAAACATCGTAATGTCTTGGGCGTAAATTGAAGTATTAACAAAGGCATGGGAGTCTGGAGAAGAATTTGATCGGGCTGGAGTTTTAAATAACACAGTAAATGATGCCGACAAGACTATCTATGCTTTAAAGACAATGGCAGGGTCAACGCGGTTGACTTTTTGAATAGCAAAAATCGCCGAACCTATACACATAATAATCGTGAGGACAAAAATCGCGATCGCGCTAACGGGGGTAATCAATAATAAGGTTCCTTGCTTCCAGTTGATCCAACTAGCAATCCCCAAACAGATTAGGGTTGCCGGTAAATAGCCTAAAATGGCCATCCACAACGCCTGTTCAATAATAACCTGATAAATCATCCCTGCTGAAGCTCCCATTGCCTTCAGGGTGCCAAATTCTCGAATATGGTCGGATACCGAAGAATACAAAATCTGACTCACCACAACAATCCCGACAATAATGCCAACCACCGTACCTAAACCTAAAATTAAGCCAATGCCAGTCCGCTGTTGCCAATAAGTTTGCGTTTTTTGGATGAGTTCTTCCTGAGAATAAACCGTAACTTGGTTTAATTCGCTCTCCAATCGTTCTTTGAGCGTGGAGAGTTCCACTCCCGCTGCGGGCTGAATCAAGATAAACGTCAGAATATCTGATGCCACTAAATCTCTCGGCGTACTCGGCACTGGCTCTTGATTATTCTCCCCTTCCACGGCATCAAAGCGATTGACACATTCCAACTGTGATGAACCTTGGGGTAAGCGACAATTCAGCTGTGAGGTTCGTCCCGCATTAAGATAAGCATTCGCATTTCTCAGAGAGGTTAAAACAAATGGGTTAGAAATCATGGAGGCATTCCCATCGGTTAATCCTACTACCTGCGCCGGTAAAGAGTTCAATTGCACTTCGGTTCCCAACTGTTCGATACTTAAAGTATCTTGATCGGTACGGTCAATCATGACTTGATAAGGCTCATTCAACTGGTTGAGATTCCCTTCGAGAATTTTAGGGGGACGATAGAGTTTCCCGCTGGGATTAAACCCAATCAGTCTTGCTCGCGCCATTTCTCCTTCTGGGGGATACCATTGTGCCCCGGAAAAAAGTAAGCCCTCGGCACGGGCGACGCCTGAGACTTGCCGCGCTTTAATTAACTCGGAAACGGGAATGGGTAAGGTCAACTCTAGCTGCACGAGGGAATCTGAAGCCACCCAAAGCGCTGCCGAAGAATTATTAATGAGCGCCACGGTTGACTGACTAAACCCACTAAAAATTCCGGTTTGCAACGTGACAAGACTCACGGCAAATAAAATCCCAGCTTGGGCAACTAAAAAACGGGGAATATCTTCCAGGAGATTTTTACGAGCAAGAGAAACCATAAAAAACAAGTGCAATAAAAATTATTGTTATGCGTATGAAGGCCAAAAGGTTTTAGAACTGTGGAATATCAACTCAAGAAATTAGGTGCTGATGATCTTGACTTAATGGACAGTCTTCTTGATTGTTTCGGAGAAGCTTTTGAGGAACCAGATACCTACGGAAAATTCAGGCCAGATGCAGACTATATGAGAGAGTTGCTTGGAAGTAATATGTTTATCTCTATCGTTGCGCACATCAATAGTAAAGTTATAGGTGGACTGGCAGCATACGAATTGAAAAAATTCGAGCAAAAGCGTAGCGAGATATACATCTACGATTTGGCGGTTGCCACTAAGTATCGAAGGAAAGGTATTGCCACAGCTCTCATTAGGGACTTGAAAAGCATTGCCAAAGCTCGTGGTGCTTGGGTTGTTTTTGTGCAAGCTGATTATGTAGACCATCCTGCAATAAATTTGTACACAAAATTAGGATTCAAAGAAGAGGTTTTGCATTTTGATATACCATTGGAGACAGATCAATCTAACGCATAATAAATAATTGTTCTAGCTGTAATTATAGACAATGACGCGCAACGGCGAATTCAACTGGATGGAACTTCAGACGCATGATCCTGAAACTGCAATTGAATTTTATCGGGCGACTGTGGGCTGGGAGTTTCTCGAGGAAGCAATGCCAACGGGCGGCACTTATTGGTTGGCGCTGGTATCGGGTAAGGCGGTTTGTGGATTTTGGACGCTGGGCGAAGGGGATAGTAGTGGGGATCGCTGGATAACCTACATACATGTCGATGATCTAGAGGAAGCGATATCAAGAGCAAAGGGCTTCGGTGCAGAGGTCGTCCGTGAACCCTGGTTGGTCCC containing:
- a CDS encoding ATP-binding cassette domain-containing protein, which translates into the protein MFFQSGRQNIPILQDINWEAQRGSIQLLMGPSGSGKTTFLSILAGLLTPTSGKVYLLGEEITKLSQKKRTAFRRQHIGFIFQNFNLFPALTAAENVELILNVKGVQGSQARYEAQILLEQVGLELYANQKPRDLSGGQKQRVAIARALAGNPPLIMADEPTAALDSQSGHRITELLRRLAKEHHCTVLIVTHDPRIKDVADRVTYLEDGMIKGWNGQSEE
- a CDS encoding FtsX-like permease family protein yields the protein MVSLARKNLLEDIPRFLVAQAGILFAVSLVTLQTGIFSGFSQSTVALINNSSAALWVASDSLVQLELTLPIPVSELIKARQVSGVARAEGLLFSGAQWYPPEGEMARARLIGFNPSGKLYRPPKILEGNLNQLNEPYQVMIDRTDQDTLSIEQLGTEVQLNSLPAQVVGLTDGNASMISNPFVLTSLRNANAYLNAGRTSQLNCRLPQGSSQLECVNRFDAVEGENNQEPVPSTPRDLVASDILTFILIQPAAGVELSTLKERLESELNQVTVYSQEELIQKTQTYWQQRTGIGLILGLGTVVGIIVGIVVVSQILYSSVSDHIREFGTLKAMGASAGMIYQVIIEQALWMAILGYLPATLICLGIASWINWKQGTLLLITPVSAIAIFVLTIIMCIGSAIFAIQKVNRVDPAIVFKA
- the aac(3)-I gene encoding AAC(3)-I family aminoglycoside N-acetyltransferase; this translates as MEYQLKKLGADDLDLMDSLLDCFGEAFEEPDTYGKFRPDADYMRELLGSNMFISIVAHINSKVIGGLAAYELKKFEQKRSEIYIYDLAVATKYRRKGIATALIRDLKSIAKARGAWVVFVQADYVDHPAINLYTKLGFKEEVLHFDIPLETDQSNA
- a CDS encoding VOC family protein, with protein sequence MTRNGEFNWMELQTHDPETAIEFYRATVGWEFLEEAMPTGGTYWLALVSGKAVCGFWTLGEGDSSGDRWITYIHVDDLEEAISRAKGFGAEVVREPWLVPGIGRVAMVRDPGGAEMGWVTPLHTGGT